One genomic segment of Camelus dromedarius isolate mCamDro1 unplaced genomic scaffold, mCamDro1.pat HAP1_SCAFFOLD_120, whole genome shotgun sequence includes these proteins:
- the LOC116151579 gene encoding melanoma inhibitory activity protein 2-like yields the protein MQRAVTTGDCSLEEGKKKMQDHHAASGSLKEREEDGFQRQVKKVCVLDEISGQRTMDTEGKVDMNGCELVGKQQLLAAKEEAKLAEEETRWYKIRLEECHGQMREAEITWRHQVTLAEKKAQDSSLRAQELEREISELRRENSDLRRENSDLRRENSSELRREVAHLKQRLDAICRWRRAEEYMRQEPTPGGPYRLHPPLRASGLGGTPVRNGTAFPAQEAEETKVTPWAGGPQTFRGPTSPRGLPRERPVVAQLGTCTWSPLDCGMPSSSELIAPRGSSCMAEEGPL from the exons agggtaaaaagaaaatgcaagaccaCCATGCTGCATCGGGATCTCTGAAAGAACGTGAGGAAGACGGTTTccaaaggcaggtgaagaaagtATGCGTCCTTGAtgaaatcagtggacagagaactATGGACACTGAAGG gaaggtggacatgaatggatgtgagctggtgggaaagcagcagctgttggcagcaaaggaggaggcaaaATTGGCTGAAGAGGAGACAAGATGGTACAA GATAAGACTTGAAGAATGTCACGGGCAAATGCGGGAAGCAGAGATCACTTGGAGACACCAG GTCACTCTTGCCGAGAAGAAGGCCCAAGACAGCTCg ctcagggctcaggagctggagagggaaatctctgaattgagaagggaaaactctgacctgagaagggaaaactctgacctgagaagggaaaactcctctgagctgagaagggaagttgcccacctgaaacagag attggATGCAATCTGCAGATGGAGGCGGGCAGAGGAATACATGAGGCAGGAGCCCACCCCAGGAGGACCGTacaggctgcaccctcccctgagaG CTTCAGGGCTGGGTGGCACCCCTGTTAGGAATGGCACCGCCTTTCcggctcaggaggcagaggaaaccaaa gtcaccccgtgggccggagggccccaaactttccgaggaccgACCAGCCCGCGTGGCCTGCCCCGTgagcggcccgtcgtcgcccagctgggcacctgcacctggtcccccttg gactgcgggatgcccagctcctcagagctcattgcgcccaggggcagctccTGCATGGcagaggagggccctttgtga